Proteins encoded within one genomic window of Rhododendron vialii isolate Sample 1 chromosome 1a, ASM3025357v1:
- the LOC131327580 gene encoding uncharacterized protein LOC131327580: MIQKAAVVHFQNNFGEARKVRPTLGGQFQRHLPGDVSLQLERPFEEGEIVAALKGCNSLKAPGPDSFNFSFIKKGWEFMKDIITQFFSKFHRNGKLTKGINSTFVALIPKIDCPTTFKDFRPISKVGSIYKILSKVLANMLKESLSTIIGEAQAAFVGGKQILDGFLIANEAIHSWKHSVQGGLILKLDFEKAYDCVNWGFLLYMLKKAGFGDKWCGWIRECCSTVSMSVLINGSATQEFQTQKGLRQGDPLSPFLFNVVAEALNILLERAQEKNIIKSVKLGSNGVTISHLLFADDTILFCNNDLEEMGNIKRILRCFQLMSGLKINYSKSSVCGVKIQREDVQALAQVMGCRVESLPIKYLGLPLGANPRRIKTWEPVLERTQKRLSIWRTRTISTGGRLTLINHNSSTLPIYFMSLFKMPVAVAKMLEKLQRQFFWGDTPDKKKMHLVHWERITVKVVRGKYNLDRRSWLPYTPLSGSISNIWKDICSVGENDSVLGFSIREGFKVQVNSGCDTLFWEHMWLGNTAIKDEFPRLYGRSTQQNEVLSNICGGGSQGDWNLLFRGSLRVREHHQFEELKQRLNGVTLDPSKSDLMQWNWTANKIFSVKSVYQRWEMQLQSRHTTLGSVWRNLSPPKVEIFSWMAIQNRIATRSILLDRNLIPEVHLATCPLCALHVETPQHLLLHCRFSWVVWSEILNWWHIQWVCPASLEELASWWFGNRFRNLEKNIWEVCFFATLWSIWLTRNGYIFNGITTEALEVADLIKTKVAMWMKAKFDIKLYTVEDFKGYLDGIRKVKM, translated from the exons ATGATTCAGAAAGCTGCTGTAGTCCATTTCCAAAATAACTTCGGAGAAGCAAGGAAGGTGAGACCAACGCTAGGGGGACAGTTTCAGAGACATTTGCCCGGTGATGTATCATTACAATTGGAAAGACCGTTTGAGGAAGGGGAAATTGTGGCGGCTCTAAAAGGGTGTAACAGTCTAAAGGCTCCAGGTCCGGATAGTTTCAACTTCTCGTTTATCAAGAAAGGGTGGGAATTCATGAAGGACATCATAACTCAATTCTTCTCAAAATTCCATCGGAATGGAAAGCTCACGAAAGGTATTAACTCTACTTTTGTAGCTTTGATTCCTAAGATTGATTGTCCCACTACCTTTAAGGATTTTAGGCCTATAAGTAAGGTGGGAAGCATTTACAAGATCCTATCCAAAGTGTTAGCTAATATGCTTAAAGAATCGCTATCTACTATCATTGGTGAGGCTCAAGCTGCGTTTGTTGGGGGTAAACAAATATTGGATGGGTTCCTGATTGCCAATGAAGCTATTCATAGTTGGAAACACTCTGTTCAAGGAGGTCTCATTCttaaattggattttgaaaaagcGTATGACTGTGTAAATTGGGGTTTTCTACTTTATATGCTTAAGAAGGCAGGTTTTGGGGATAAGTGGTGTGGGTGGATCAGAGAGTGTTGTTCCACAGTTTCTATGTCTGTTTTGATTAATGGGTCAGCTACACAGGAGTTCCAAACTCAGAAAGGATTGAGGCAGGGGGACCCCTTATCTCCTTTTTTGTTTAACGTAGTAGCTGAAGCACTCAATATTTTGTTGGAAAGAGCTCAAgagaaaaacataattaaaagcGTCAAGCTAGGGAGTAATGGAGTGACTATTTCTCACCTTCTGTTTGCCGATGACACAATCCTTTTTTGCAACAATGATTTGGAGGAGATGGGGAACATTAAGAGAATTCTCAGGTGCTTTCAGTTAATGTCCGGTTTGAAGATCAACTATTCTAAAAGCTCCGTTTGTGGTGTAAAGATTCAGCGGGAGGATGTTCAAGCACTTGCACAAGTGATGGGGTGTAGGGTGGAATCTTTGCCAATTAAATACCTTGGGCTTCCGTTGGGTGCTAATCCGAGGAGAATCAAAACGTGGGAACCTGTCCTAGAACGAACTCAAAAGCGGCTAAGTATTTGGAGAACGAGAACCATCTCTACCGGGGGCAGGCTTACGCTTATCAACCACAACTCTAGCACTCTGCCTATTTATTTCATGTCCCTCTTCAAAATGCCAGTGGCAGTTGCAAAAATGCTGGAGAAGTTAcaaaggcaatttttttggggagatacaccggataaaaagaaaatgcaccTGGTCCATTGGGAGAGGATTACt GTAAAGGTTGTTCGTGGGAAATATAATCTGGATCGGAGGAGTTGGCTCCCATATACTCCACTCTCTGGATCAATTTCTAATATATGGAAGGACATATGCTCAGTTGGGGAAAATGACTCGGTTCTTGGGTTTTCTATTCGGGAGGGGTTCAAAGTGCAAGTAAACTCTGGCTGCGATACATTATTCTGGGAGCATATGTGGTTGGGCAATACTGCGATTAAGGATGAATTCCCAAGACTATATGGACGTTCTACCCAACAGAATGAGGTACTAAGTAATATTTGTGGAGGAGGGAGTCAGGGTGACTGGAATCTGTTGTTTAGGGGATCTTTGCGTGTACGGGAGCATCACCAATTTGAGGAGTTGAAACAAAGATTGAATGGGGTGACCTTAGATCCTTCAAAATCTGACTTGATGCAGTGGAACTGGACggcaaacaaaattttctctGTTAAGTCGGTCTATCAGAGGTGGGAAATGCAGTTGCAATCACGCCATACTACTCTGGGATCGGTGTGGAGAAATTTGAGCCCTCCTAAAGTGGAAATCTTCTCATGGATGGCCATTCAGAATAGAATTGCAACACGGTCGATTCTTCTTGATAGGAATCTAATCCCCGAGGTTCACTTGGCTACATGCCCCTTGTGTGCCCTTCATGTGGAAACTCCTCAACACTTGCTATTACATTGTCGATTTTCGTGGGTGGTATGGTCTGAAATTCTAAATTGGTGGCACATCCAGTGGGTTTGTCCAGCCTCATTGGAAGAGTTAGCAAGTTGGTGGTTTGGGAATAGATTCCGAAACTTGGAGAAAAATATTTGggaagtgtgtttttttgcaaCGTTATGGTCAATTTGGTTAACGAGGAATGGGTATATCTTTAACGGGATAACAACTGAGGCTCTGGAGGTGGCGGACCTAATTAAAACTAAGGTAGCCATGTGGATGAAGGCcaaatttgacatcaagctctACACGGTAGAGGACTTCAAAGGATATTTGGATGGGATCCGAAAAGTGAAAATGTAG
- the LOC131327587 gene encoding probable carbohydrate esterase At4g34215, with translation MNVFLLAIQSNMSGHGGTTNGTWDGVVPPKCAPNPSILSLAPNLTWVPAVEPLHRDINVNITFGVGPGMLFANSVLAKDPSVGMVGLVPCALGGSKISSWGQGSSLYDRLVSRARAAMQGGGKIQAMLWYQGESDTELQDDAELYMGQLVKFFQDLSCDLESPSLLIIQVALASAQGPFLEQVRGAQLRLDLENVKCVNTQGLELEPDDLHLTSRAKVQLGMMLADSFLHTRSSPP, from the exons ATGAACGTATTCCTGTTGGCCATACAAAGCAACATGTCTGGCCACGGCGGCACAACCAATGGCACCTGGGACGGCGTCGTCCCACCCAAATGCGCCCCCAACCCGTCGATCCTCAGCCTGGCCCCAAACCTCACGTGGGTTCCCGCGGTCGAGCCACTCCACAGGGAC ATCAACGTGAACATCACGTTCGGGGTGGGCCCCGGGATGTTGTTTGCCAATTCGGTACTGGCCAAAGACCCGAGCGTCGGCATGGTGGGATTGGTGCCCTGTGCATTAGGCGGGTCCAAAATAAGTAGTTGGGGTCAGGGGAGTTCTTTATATGATCGGTTAGTGAGCAGGGCTAGAGCTGCCATGCAAGGCGGAGGGAAGATCCAGGCGATGCTATGGTATCAGGGGGAGAGTGATACGGAATTACAAGACGACGCGGAGTTGTACATGGGGCAACTAGTGAAGTTCTTTCAGGATCTAAGCTGCGATCTCGAGTCTCCTTCACTACTAATAATACA GGTTGCATTGGCATCAGCACAAGGCCCTTTTCTTGAGCAAGTGAGAGGAGCCCAGTTGAGATTAGACCTTGAAAATGTGAAGTGTGTTAATACCCAGGGATTGGAGCTGGAACCCGACGACTTGCACCTAACCTCTCGAGCAAAGGTTCAACTCGGTATGATGTTGGCCGATTCATTCCTCCATACCCGGTCAAGCCCCCCTTGA